One window from the genome of Crassostrea angulata isolate pt1a10 chromosome 2, ASM2561291v2, whole genome shotgun sequence encodes:
- the LOC128171569 gene encoding multiple epidermal growth factor-like domains protein 11 yields MHLLWLHLFINLFILISAYENIALRKPAWQRFPYSGRPWWGADRAVDGRYSDLSQYDNQCTISGNYQQVAEWRVDLQEVLSMHHIVIYYRTDNEPWGNPSKYSGRFLGFSVYISNTTNKEDGITCFKDRNFTRATIENPLTISCPNHGRYAIYYNNRTQPPFPSGYSTDGAYNEICEFEVYGCPTPGYYGENCSLSCPQNCQEGHCHIKDGTCLRCTDGYKGPTCNEQCNGKSYGQKCQQNCGNCKNNEQCHHVNGSCIKGCASGFYGTKCDLTCPEGRYGYYCEEHCNINCGVPYRCDRVTGQCEGGCQVGWKGATCDTQCNEGKFGQNCNHTCGHCLDNEQCNYINGTCPNGCDIGYQGTQCTQVCSNNTHGDGCLLKCGNCLYLYGEQCHHVTGQCPRGCDIGYHGDRCDQGFEGLIHPVSESQLSTSLYVCTTFLILSGLLNAIFVVRFLRERRKTMRKHQKNLKSESERNKELEHSMPIPECSQYQYENFSLYEELGISK; encoded by the exons ATGCATTTGCTCTGGttgcatttatttatcaatttattcatCTTAATCAGTGCATACG aaaatattgctCTGAGGAAACCAGCATGGCAGCGTTTTCCGTATAGCGGTCGACCTTGGTGGGGAGCAGATCGCGCTGTGGACGGACGGTATTCAGACCTATCTCAATATGACAACCAGTGTACAATATCCGGAAATTATCAGCAAGTTGCAGAATGGAGGGTGGATCTCCAAGAAGTCCTTAGCATGCATCATATTGTTATATACTATAGGACGGACAATGAGCCTTGGG GAAATCCTAGTAAATACTCGGGGCGATTTTTGGGGTTCTCTGTCTACATATCAAACACAACGAATAAAGAGGACGGGATAACGTGCTTCAAAGATAGAAACTTTACTAGAGCAACAATAGAGAATCCTTTAACGATAAGTTGCCCTAATCACGGACGTTACGCTATCTACTACAACAATCGAACACAGCCCCCGTTTCCTTCTGGCTATTCTACAGATGGAGCATACAACGAAATCTGCGAATTTGAGGTTTATG GTTGCCCAACACCAGGATATTACGGAGAGAACTGTTCTTTATCGTGTCCACAGAACTGTCAGGAAGGTCACTGTCACATCAAGGATGGAACCTGTCTGAGGTGTACCGATGGATACAAAGGTCCAACTTGTAATGAAC AATGCAACGGCAAATCGTACGGTCAAAAGTGTCAGCAAAATTGTGGAAACTGTAAAAACAATGAACAGTGTCATCATGTGAACGGAAGTTGTATAAAAGGTTGTGCCAGTGGATTTTATGGCACAAAATGTGACCTAA CTTGCCCTGAAGGTCGATATGGCTACTATTGTGAGGAGCACTGTAACATCAACTGCGGAGTTCCATACAGATGTGACAGGGTGACAGGACAGTGTGAGGGAGGATGCCAAGTGGGATGGAAAGGGGCCACGTGCGATACAC AATGTAATGAAGGAAAGTTTGGTCAGAATTGCAACCATACCTGTGGACATTGCCTTGACAATGAGCAATGTAATTACATCAATGGTACATGTCCCAATGGATGTGATATTGGTTATCAAGGAACTCAATGTACACAGG TTTGCAGTAATAATACACATGGAGATGGATGTTTGCTTAAATGTGGGAACTGTTTATATCTGTACGGAGAACAATGTCATCACGTGACTGGTCAATGTCCACGAGGATGTGACATTGGCTACCATGGCGATCGCTGTGACCAGGGTTTTGAAG GTTTAATTCATCCTGTATCTGAGAGCCAATTATCCACTTCACTCTATGTCTGTACGACATTTCTTATCTTAAGTGGATTACTAAATGCCATTTTTGTTGTCAG atttctcagagaACGAAGAAAGACAATGCGCAAACATCAAAAGAACTTgaaaagtgaaagtgaaaggAACAAAGAGTTGGAGCACTCAATGCCAATCCCCGAGTGTTCGCAATATCAATATGAAAACTTCTCTCTGTATGAGGAACTTGGGATATCTAAATAG
- the LOC128171557 gene encoding uncharacterized protein LOC128171557 — MINKDGDFLKYLLMRPSGILSPSSLTIDVNTHLLWVGSSSLNTVLGYRYITQYDSTNAGPVVEADERKATVHLNSQLQIRRERCIVNPRLYLEVPGPLVLSIITVKDVRRCSHLSLVSADELWVSDDKNTVLINITGKSMHRIKDASNKRHCGLHTVASDGELIYINKEYNIMKLSTIMKTKTKFITLKDSALKPLSVYCSPFTGDILVGVTKDNPRAGIVMHYNRHGEKTKDIQHDNSGQSLYSKPAYITENSNGDIVVSDAGLDNVVVTDRRGNYRFSYTSHRPYSYRQFYGVCCDGQSNILTCVLYSNSVHVIDKNGHFLSHFQLPEVGGAFCLSFDAITNRLYVGSFYNETLCVYKHVTRQDSLIDQKSNSSDFAKPIKTTRTTGTKERIERKNDLFLSQHGPIYKYLLVTGVTCSKSVSLSVSLCASGTCKIWVGDDNNIVLVNETGETLHQIKDYRDGTYNGSYGFHTLNSDGELIYVAKDDTILKLSKDLKTSTIFIEKTDSNQWRPQCIYYSSFTSDILVGRANMNLGRGQIIRYNKTGKMVQTIQCNEKGLDIFKYPCYITENNNEDMVVSDTSGAVVVTYRAGNFRFAYTGYPQGTALDPLGVSTDALSNILVSDYYTRTIHAIDKDGQFLTYLSINLQCVSTPCSIFFDKKTHLLWVGSEYSNTVAIYKFLRNEDVLADQNKHCDAVIQMQHDVVDGTCSKKQLFAPALQDYFIVTNFKRCSHLSYGTSDCLLINEGSNFIITSTSGETLHNIDGLRSDARSGSHSMNLSREELFYIEKDYNIVKLSKYKEKTKTTFIKCMQETDSAWRPWCLYCSQITDDVLVGMKKLDRIQGKVIRYNNLGEEIQEIQHNEIGSDIYSTPRFITDNINGDVVVSDSTGAVVVTDREGRHRFSYKGHPPESKLSPLGICTDTLSHILVCDELTHAVQILDKDGHFLSNLLIKPSGIVSPSCLCYDVNADLLWVGSDVNYSVCLYKYLSSQDILTDENSEYEDNYEECCLVQADL; from the exons ATGATTAATAAAGATGGCGATTTTctaaaatatcttctaatgcgACCATCAGGTATACTATCACCGAGCAGCCTAACCATCGATGTAAACACACACCTTCTCTGGGTGGGATCATCAAGTCTAAACACAGTGCTTGGTTATAGGTACATAACCCAATATGACAGTACTAACG ccGGACCTGTAGTGGAAGCCGATGAAAGAAAGGCTACTGTACATTTAAACTCCCAATTACAAATAAGACGAGAGCGGTGCATTGTAAATCCACGCCTATATTTAGAGGTACCCGGTCCATTGGTTCTGAGTATAATTACAGTGAAAGACGTCAGGCGTTGTTCTCATTTGTCACTTGTGTCGGCAGATGAACTGTGGGTTAGTGATGataaaaatactgttttgaTTAACATTACAGGTAAATCAATGCATCGTATTAAAGATGCATCCAATAAACGACATTGCGGATTACATACAGTTGCGAGTGATGGCGAATTGATTTATATCAATAAAGAATATAACATAATGAAACTGTCCACGATTATGAAGAcaaaaactaaattcattacATTAAAAGACTCTGCGCTGAAACCTTTAAGTGTGTATTGTTCCCCTTTCACTGGAGATATACTTGTTGGAGTGACAAAGGACAACCCAAGAGCCGGCATTGTTATGCATTACAACCGGCATGGAGAAAAGACGAAAGACATACAACACGACAACAGTGGACAATCGCTTTATAGTAAACCTGCATATATAACGGAAAACAGTAATGGGGATATAGTGGTGTCTGACGCGGGCCTTGATAATGTAGTGGTTACGGATAGGAGAGGAAACTATCGCTTTTCATACACAAGTCATCGTCCATATTCATATCGACAAttctatggtgtatgttgtgaTGGCCAATCGAACATCCTAACATGTGTCTTATACTCAAACTCTGTGCATGTTATAGATAAAAATGGACACTTCCtatcacattttcaacttccaGAGGTGGGAGGAGCATTCTGTCTGAGTTTTGATGCCATCACTAACCGTCTTTACGTAGGTTCATTCTACAATGAAACACTGTGTGTTTACAAGCACGTAACAAGGCAGGATTCCTTGATAG ATCAAAAATCAAATTCTAGTGATTTTGCGAAGCCAATTAAAACAACTCGAACAACAGGGACTAAAGAAAgaatagaaagaaaaaatgatttattcttaTCGCAGCATGGCCCAATATACAAATACCTGTTGGTAACTGGTGTTACGTGCAGCAAAAGCGTATCTTTAAGCGTATCTTTATGCGCATCAGGTACATGTAAGATATGGGTGGGTGATGATAATAACATTGTATTGGTCAACGAAACTGGCGAAACATTACATCAAATCAAAGATTATCGCGACGGAACATACAATGGGTCTTATGGATTTCACACGCTAAACAGTGATGGTGAACTAATTTACGTAGCAAAGGATGACACTATACTCAAATTGTCAAAAGATTTGAAAACAAGTACCATATTCATTGAGAAAACAGATTCAAATCAGTGGAGACCGCAATGTATATATTATTCCTCATTCACGAGTGATATCTTGGTCGGCAGAGCCAACATGAATTTAGGAAGAGGACAAATAATTCGGTATAACAAAACCGGCAAAATGGTGCAAACAATACAATGCAACGAAAAAGGACTGGACATCTTCAAATATCCttgctatataacagagaacaacaatgaaGATATGGTGGTGTCTGATACTTCTGGCGCTGTAGTGGTCACATATCGTGCAGGAAATTTTCGTTTTGCTTACACAGGATATCCACAAGGAACAGCATTAGATCCACTCGGAGTGTCCACCGACGCATTGTCAAACATATTGGTATCCGATTATTACACTCGCACAATACATGCTATTGATAAAGACGGTCAGTTTTTGACATATCTATCGATAAACCTACAGTGTGTCTCCACACCATGTtctattttctttgataaaaagaCGCATCTTCTTTGGGTCGGCTCAGAGTACAGCAATACAGTAGCTATTTACAAGTTTTTAAGGAATGAAGATGTACTGGCAG ATCAAAATAAACATTGCGATGCTGTAATACAGATGCAACATGATGTCGTCGATGGAACTTGTTCAAAAAAGCAGTTATTTGCCCCAGCATTACAGGACTATTTCATAGTGACAAATTTTAAACGTTGTTCCCATTTATCATATGGAACATCCGACTGCCTTTTAATCAATGAAGGAAGCAACTTCATCATTACAAGTACATCAGGTGAAACTTTACACAATATTGACGGTTTACGCAGTGATGCCCGTTCTGGATCACACTCAATGAACCTATCTCGGGAAGAATTGTTTTATATCGAGAAGGACTATAACATTGTCaaactgtcaaaatataaagaaaaaacaaaaacaacttttatcaAATGTATGCAGGAAACCGATTCTGCATGGAGACCATGGTGTCTTTACTGTTCTCAAATAACTGATGACGTGTTGGTCGGTATGAAGAAATTGGACAGAATACAAGGCAAGGTTATTCGGTACAACAACCTCGGGGAAGAAATACAGGAAATACAACACAACGAAATCGGAAGCGATATCTACAGTACACCACGTTTTATAACAGACAACATTAacggggatgtcgtggtgtctgactcgACAGGTGCTGTTGTGGTAACAGACCGTGAAGGAAGACATCGTTTTTCGTACAAAGGACACCCTCCTGAATCAAAACTATCTCCACTAGGAATCTGCACTGACACTCTGTCACATATCTTGGTATGTGATGAGTTAACCCACGCAGTACAGATTCTCGATAAAGACGGACACTTCCTATCCAATCTGCTAATTAAACCATCAGGTATAGTCTCGCCTAGTTGCCTGTGTTATGATGTCAACGCAGACCTTCTCTGGGTAGGATCAGACGTCAACTACTCGGTATGTCTCTACAAGTATCTATCATCACAGGACATTCTTACCg ATGAGAATTCAGAATATGAAGATAACTATGAAGAGTGCTGTCTGGTTCAAGCAGATTTGTAA
- the LOC128171592 gene encoding uncharacterized protein LOC128171592 translates to MFCEIACEYTFYHSMATLSPYVARQCSKCPRDMKFICTSCRCDLCSSCKEEHVVDLNTMDHDVMIFRRKMTPQPIQENCAIHTDNVYDKYCETCELPMCSSCSEHTEHKKIDLQTVYDSQDQRLRKVFYIVRGKIHLYESVLMTGIKADVKTCQKEMCKGNASLILNATRLKGTVDAVLCDVELIHKCFVQNLKRHRHISSLVCSEHLFEQSAKDPVKFLLSKSAFGTLKERYGCAKHAKLSVTERLNAKGVTMLLSDIKVTEGRKRPIEIKLKLMPAPVLQKSFKASDVDSCFHMAFVTSDRIWIGCENNFYLKDTNGDTLFHQEGPLNDFSFYKPAAYFTVTNEKDLVVYK, encoded by the exons AT GTTTTGTGAAATTGCATGTGAGTACACATTTTACCACAGCATGGCTACTTTAAGTCCTTATGTAGCACGGCAGTGTTCTAAATGCCCAAGGGACATGAAATTCATCTGTActtcatgcagatgtgatttATGTTCCAGCTGTAAAGAGGAGCATGTGGTTGATCTAAATACAATGGACCATGATGTGATGATTTTCCGCAGGAAAATGACCCCCCAACCGATTCAAGAGAACTGTGCTATACATACTGATAATGTTTATGATAAGTATTGTGAAACTTGTGAATTGCCCATGTGTTCCTCTTGCTCTGAACATACAGAACACAAGAAAATAGATCTTCAAACCGTATATGATTCACAAGACCAGCGACTCAGAAAAGTTTTTTACATCGTAAGGGGCAAGATTCACTTATACGAAAGTGTTTTGATGACCGGCATCAAAGCTGATGTGAAAACCTGCCAAAAAGAAATGTGCAAAGGTAACGCAAGTCTTATTTTGAATGCCACACGGCTTAAGGGTACCGTTGATGCAGTTTTATGTGACGTTGAACTCATACACAAGTGTTTTGTACAAAATCTGAAAAGACACAGACATATTTCTAGTTTGGTGTGTTCCGAACACTTATTTGAACAGTCAGCAAAAGATCCTGTAAAATTCCTCCTATCAAAATCTGCCTTTGGAACATTAAAAGAACGGTATGGATGTGCAAAACATGCCAAGCTAAGTGTAACCGAAAGACTGAACGCAAAGGGCGTGACGATGTTATTGAGCGATATAAAGGTCACAGAGGGGCGAAAACGACCTATAGAAATTAAACTAAAGTTGATGCCTGCACCTGTGTTGCAAAAGTCTTTTAAGGCATCAGATGTTGACTCCTGTTTCCACATGGCTTTTGTCACATCAGATAGGATATGGATTGGatgtgaaaacaatttttatttgaaagacaCAAACGGCGACACACTTTTTCATCAAGAGGGACCACttaatgatttttctttttataaaccTGCTGCATATTTTACAGTAACCAATGAAAAAGATTTGGTTGTTTATAAATAA